cacacacacacacacacacacacacacacacacacacacacacacacacctgcttctcCTGCACCGGTGGCCTGCCACACAACCTGAGTTCAAGTACACTGTTCACACACGGCATTCATTTCTGAACTACAAACAGGTACACCACCACAAGGTCTTCAGACAGAGGAAACGTGGGGGTGACTTTACCGTTGCCGTCTCTATCCCATCATGCATCATCTTTTCCAACTTTAGTCATCAGGGTTGCAGGGGTTTCTTCTTCACAACAGCACTTTATACAGAGCTGAGTCTGGGCAGAAATACATCACAGGATTAGAGTCCTTAGAAGCATTTTCAGCTGTTGGAGCTATGAAAGGTGGCAAGTGTTTAAGACTCACCTGAACTACACGAGGTTGTTCAACCTGATCATCTGGTGAATTCAGTTTAATTAGATCATGTTAATTAAAATACTTAGAAAATCAGCCTCTGGTCAACTCATAATAAAGTGCTATGAATAAAATCAAATCTCTTGCAGTCTCTTTTTTCCCCCCATCAGACCCTGATGATTCTTGTAGGAGCTGCAGTCTCCACTGCTGAGCCATTAtctccatgtgtttgtgtgttgtgtttgacaGTGTCTGGAGCAGTGCTTTCACGCTGACGGCAACGGGCTTCCCCttaacacactgcacacagaggaATACAAGGTCAGAACTACTCAGTCTTCAGGCTGTTTTTTTCTTATTCACTGATAATTACCTACAACACTGATTACACAACAGGAAGATGCAGTGTTCTGCCAAAGCATAAATATGCCTCATTGTTCTTTCTCTACATCTATTCACATTTCAAACTCCAGGCTCTGCAAAACCATTTGATGCTCAACTCCATGAATTGCCAACAGCTGATGGAGAAGTTTTTTGAGAGGAAGGTCTGGGAGCAGGTGGGACCAGGAATAAATATTCTTGTTTGTGTCCTcattgtgacaacaactgttgtaaaaagcgctatataaataaaatttgattgattgattgattgattggtctAGCATGAATCTTCTATGCTCTGGTGAGGACACTTTGTGTCGTCCCGTGCTCAGGGTGAGAACgctttgttttttgtgtttattaCAGAAAGTGTGTCATGGTGAGAAGTACGGAGCAGTCACACTCATCGTCTCGTACAAACGCACGGACAAGAAGCTGCACGTAGAGGTTCTGAACGCTGTCAACCTCATCCCCCTCGACTCTAACGGTGGGCATCCTTCCAAAGTCAAGAACAACTTTCttgaaaaaataatttaaaggttGCCCATGCGCCCATAGGTTCTGACCTTGGTTACGGAGAATGTGACATTGTGTGATTCTGGCTCGTTTCTCTGCAGGTTCCAGCGATCCATTTGTCCAACTGTCTCTGGAGCCAAAGCACATCTTCCCACAAGTTGAACCACGCTCTACCAAGATCATAAACTGTGAACTCAACCCTCTTTTTGAAGAATCCTTTGAGTTGTGAGTAAATCTAATGAAAATTCAAGACTAATAAACATTTCATTGGGCAACAtgaaaaactattttaaatttAGTTTAAAAAGTAGGTTCATAATGTGaaatttaaatagcaattttaCAGTGCACATATTGATAAATTAATAGTCTGATTTGGTTACATGCACAAACCAAGGTAGAATGTATAATTTAGTTTATAATTTCCTCATTAAAGAAATGAGTCAGTAAGGTTGAAGATTTCACAGGCCTCAAGGCTAAAAACTTGAACATGAAGACTAAGAACAGCTCCACTTAAACGTCTCTGTCATGTTCTGACTGTTGGTGCATAGTGGTAATTTCATTCATGCCCTGTGGGGGGCAGTCTTGTGACATTAGAGCAGTGCCAGTCACCAGGAGCTTGCCTGATGGTCACAGTGCTGGACCACGACACCCTCCGAAGCGATGACTTTGAGGGAGAAGCGTTCCTTTCCCTGAAGACGGTGCCAGGAGTGGCTGGAGGCGGAGCCTCCCCGTCCCCAGAGCCGGCTCAGATCCGGCTTCCCCTGCTGCACCCCAAGCCAAACAGTACAGTCTTCGGTTCCTCTAATACCTAAAGCTGCTTCACATGCATTTCCTCATAAACACACCATCCTGAACCACTGTTGCACTTAGTTAAACGGCAGTCGATCCAGTTACCGATAAATGCACAAACGTAAATAGCACAAATTCAGAGCCGTATTGCGTCACGGTTTTGTCCGTGTCTGTAATCAGTCCGTGACCCCCGTGATCACGGCCTGCCCGGGCCTCATGAGACTCTGCTGTGTGTTGCAGGTGAAAACACCCTCAGGATGCTTGAAGCCaggaagggggagagggaggcacAAGCCTTCGTCAAGCAGcgcaggcagagagagaaaaagtctCAGGAAAGCTTGAACGTCGGACAGAGGCGAGGTGTACAGCAGAGCTCCTAGAAGGCTCGGCTCACTGTTTTATCTGCATATATTCTGTTTTTATACAACAAAATGTAAGAATTattataaaaaatgttttgcaCAATTAGAAGTGTTATATATTTTGGATATAACTATCAACATTATACATTGTATTACATTGTACATTGTATTATACTACattgtattttattacattaaatTGTAtgcattttcattaaaaataccTAATGCAAAAGTACAAAGGTGAGACATTTTCATCCaaaaatatacatttattttcttGTACAAAATCAGATTGAAAGACTGTAGCTGAATGGTTCTGAGCAGATGATTACAGAACTCACAGTGAAGCACTGATATTAAAGAGGTCAAATTCTTCACCTTCACACTGAATTGAATGCTAGCGCCTCTGCTCCGACTGAAGTCTCGAGACCAGTGAACCCACAAATATAATTCACTACACCAGACCCGAGGAACTTGACTAGCCTAcgatctgatggacgagtctacACAGACTATCCTATTAGCTAACCCTAACCAAAAGCCCAGCTACAATCATATCCTAACCTTTACCCATGAGCCGATATTAAACTTAAGCAACCTGCCCGATACCTCTTCAAAAAGTCTATACAGTCTCAGCTGCTCCATGGTCCTAGAATATTCATGTACAAtatgccctctagtggctagCTAGAATCAGTGCAGACAAAAGGTTGCTTCGACAAACTTCTGTTTGACATCTGTTCACACAAAATGTCAAAATTAATCAAAAGCTTTCATGGAAAAGGCAGAAGATTTCAAAAAAGACACTGATTACACAGAACCAGTATGTTAAAAGAGAACGGTCCACAGATGTTCATGTTCTCCTATCCCTGCACTGCAGTCCGTGGTGGTCGTATGTGGAGATAAACCTGAGtgtgttgagctgtgttttCTCCATCTCTGTTGAAATAACAATGTTTCTCTGCAGAAAATGCTGGGAGTCATTTTAAACAATGTttaagaaaattatttaaaccGACAGGTTTTTGCAAAAGCAATACTGAGCATTTAGTTATGCTATAtattgtttatatttgtttaaGAAATTTCAAAATATAACACACAAATCCAGGAACTGAACTGAGCAGACAAATGCATGCCACAAATACTGATTCTGGACAAATCCTGATTCTGGACCATTCCAAAAACATCTGGAATGCAGAGGCAGTAAACTGTGATTGTCCCACATCACCACTATTCACTGTGAATATTCTCAACAGGCAGAGAATATCTACAACTAGAAAATAATCAAATTATTTTCTCTGATATCTGAGGTTTAAAACAGATTCTGGCAAACTCCAGATCAATACATAAAGGGTCAGTTCCCCTGATGACTAAACCTACATGCCTTGGCCCAAATAGACAATTCAATGAATCACCATTGGAAATTCATTAAACTGGGTCAGCAAAACTCCCCAAGTTCCTGTCCTGTCTCTCATCAAAAAAACTTTTAAATAAACTAAAAGTATCAGTTGAAATTATAGTGTTTATATAATAATCCATATGTCCACTAACTACACCCCCCCACCTGTGAACAAACTCGTGACAATAAGAAAACTGACAATTCAGTGAAAACAGCTTTGCCATTGGTTATTTGCCTTGGGTCTAGTGAAAATTAACAAGATGGCACCAGCCAGTAGccctatgtgagggtgtgttggtaGGAAACAGAAGAGGAGACTTCAGAATGGGAGTGATGGTGCAGTATTATTGGTGCAGTCAAGCTCAGGGTGAGAATTTAGGATTAAGTTCTGACTTAGGGTCAGAATTACGTCCACGTGAAACATCCGAGTGGCTAATTCCTCCAAACCACAAATGCTCCTAAATTACAGCTTATAATGGTCCTCAGTGAATTCTTTGATAAGCCAAGCCAACCAGAAAACAACAATCAAGAAATTATACTAGGAGGGTCTAAAACAAGGTTAAGATCTTGTCTGGAATGGTTAGATGATCTTATGTTTAAAGAATCAGCTAGGGTTTCATCTGTGATTATAGGATTAGGTACTGGTTAGATTTAAATGGCAGTTTTTGACAGGTGGTAAGTGCAACTACTGTGCTGAGACCAGACAGTGGTCCAGCACAGTGCATTAAACATTCATGTTGTTCATTGTGGCTTTTGTTATTGGTATCATAAAAGTTACAACACTTGTTCAGCAGATGCAGATTTCTAATTGGGGTCTTAGGAGTCTGTGGATGACAGCTGATGAAGGTTCAGCTTCCCACACCTGTCCTCCTGGAGATCCAATGTCTGAAGTCcagtctgaaccttcatcctccacAACCATCTTCAAGAACTAGAAGTTATCAAGAGATCTGGGAGAAGCAAGTGCTCAGCTGGGTGGTTGGACATGTGTGTAACTGTTCAGGATGTTCAGGACTGGTCACCAGGATGGGGAGAGGATGTTCAGGACTGGTCTCCAGGATGGGGAGAGGATGTTCAGGACTGGTCTCCAGGATGGGGAGAGGATGTTCAGGACTGGTCTCCAGGATGGGGAGAGGATGTTCAGGACTGGTCACCAGGATGGGGAGAGGATGTTCAGGACTGGTCACCAGGATGGGGAGAGGATGTTCAGGACTGGTCACCAGGATGGGGAGAGGATGTTCAGGACTGGTCTCCAGGATGGGGAGAGGATGTTCAGGACTGGTCTCCAGGATGGGGAGAGGATGTTCAGGACTGGTCTCCAGGATGGGGAGAGGATGTTCAGGACTGGTCACCAGGATGGGGAGAGGATGTTCAGGTTTTGCTAGTGATCCGAACACACTGGACATTCCGCGGATGCAGCACACCGCTCACAGCACACGCCATGTTGGCATGGCAATGCAACTGAGCCCAGCTCTTCACATGATACACAACACAGCCTCTGCTTCCTGTAcacagcctgagagagagagagagagagagagagagagagaatgaatgtaGTCTCCACTAAAATGGTCCCAGTATTAGAAGAGTAAGAGGGCGTGGCTGCTGTACCTGCTCCACCATGCGCAGACAGGTGCAGATTTGCGTCTGCAGACTACACACCGAGCTCAGCGGGAGTCGGTGCAGCAGCTGGAGCTGGTGGAGCTGCAGGCGGGGGTTCTCCGCACTGCGCAGGCTCTCCAGCGCCTCCTCCAGGACAGCCGTCTGCTGCTgagcctcctcctctccctgacGCGCCCTCTCGGCCTCCATGGCCAGCCGGCCCGCCAGCCCGCGGGCCTCCTCCGCGTCCGCCTTCAACACGGCCCACGACTGCCACCGGCGGGGAGACGTCCAGCAACCGTTTAGAACAGGGAGTCAGCCAAAGCAAGTCTGCTTCAGCCAGGGCCTGGGCTAATCTGGACTGGTCTTGATCAATTAATTAATGCAACTACAGATTAATTAGCTAATTATGCTCAGTTAAGCTCTTCGCCCACATAGTATCAAACATCTACACAGCATGATCACAAACCTCTTATTACTGAATAAAAGACGGCTTTGCAGTTGCAACTACTGTTTATTTAAGCATCCACATTATTGAACAACTACTCCcagacacacacttacatgTAAACACACCCTCTCATCTGGATGCACACTTCTGTACAGACACGCCCACTCTCGCAGACACGCCCTCACCTGAGACATCTGTCTCCAGCTGTGGTCCCAGTGCTTCAGTACCCTGTGAGCCTCTTCCACTTCCTGTTTGAGGCGCGAGGCCTCGGCGAACATGGCCCCCGTGGGAAGCAGAGCTGGTGGGGTGCCAGGTGAACTCTGACCCGGAGGGAAGTGTTCCCAGATACTACTGCTCATACCGTTCAAACCTacacaaccacaacacacacagctgtcagCGCACAAATACAAATTTAATCATACAAATGTAACTGCTGCTACAGCTTATGCTAGCCATTAGAATCAGACGTGTTTCATGTAAGTAATACTTGCAGGAGAAGGAAGTGCGGCTAGAACAGTGGCTACAGACCTAATGAACTATGGGAAGCTCCCAAAAAGCtgctctctgattggctggggTGTGGCAACTGGGCTGCCAGAAAAGGAGAAGCATGAGCTCTAattggaggagagggtgagggagatcTGAAAGGGGAGGGGTTGCTGAGGGATCCAGGGATATTAACAGGAGCTGAGCTCTGGAGCTGACTCCCTCCTGTTCAGAGACACAACACTCATCAGTCCAAACACATTCAACCAGCAACAACGCACCAGCACCTTATCACAATACAAAGCATGTCAGAAATCTTTACAGGTGTGAATGCCAAACTTGTGTTGATCAACAGGTAAGGCTTAAAGCTTAAAAAGGCTTTCAAACACAACCACAAGCACTCAGctaccacaaaaaaaaaaaaactatgagcCTGTTAGTAATGCTTCAACCAACACACACTGAAGCCCCTCCAAGGCGGGGTAAGTGCCGCTGCTCACCTAACATCTGCCCCATGGTGGGTATGGACCGGTCCTCCAGACTCTTCTCCAGAGCAGACACGCCGAAAGCgctcaggtccagatcatccaGCGCAGACTCTGACCAACACCAGACAAACCATGTGAAACAGTGCATCACCAGCACTTATAATAATATCACATTATTTTActtaattacattttatgtttgtttttcttctaattttattacataattttattattatgtttgttttcttgtatttattctgtaaagaagtgagttgcatgtatgcatgAAAAGTGCtacacaaataaagattattattatgaacACTCCAGCAGCAACTCCACAACGGGCCTATATTTAAAAGGTCTTACCccatgcttttattttgtaatgtTAGGCTTACCATAGTCATGACATTTTCCACATATTTTCCATATTCCCATACTGCTGTCAGTTTAAATGTACTGTGGCATGACCGTTTTAATTTAAAATTGGGAACTGACCCACTACAGACTCCACAGTGTCACTGGTTGGGTAGAAGGGCAGAGCGTTGGCGTTCATGCCCGTGGAGGGGccgggaggggcggggctggggggcGTGGCTGCCAGGCTGGATGGTACACTGGAGGATAAACTCAGGGGGCTGCCCACCGGCAGAAACACCGATAGTTCCTACAGCGGCACACAACAGAGTCTTACAGAACACACTTCAGCAGCGCACCAGAATCTTACAGAACACACTTCAGCAGCGCACCAGTCTTACAGAACACACTACAGCAGCGTACCAGAGTCTTACAGAACACACTTCAGCAGCACACAACAGAGTCTTACAGAACACACTACAGCAGCGTACCAGAGAGACTTACAGAACACACCACAGCAGCGCACCACAGAGTCTTACAGAACACACTACAGCAGCGCACCACAGAGTCTTACAGAACACACTACAGCAGCGCACCAGAGACTTACAGAACACACTACAGCAGCACACAACAGAGTCTTACAGAACACACTACAGCAGCACACAACAGAGTCTTACAGAACTCACTACAGCAGCACACAACAGTCTTACAGAACACACTACAGCAGCACACAACAGTCTTACAGAACACACTACAGCAGCGTACCAGAGTCTTACAGAACACACTACAGCAGCGCACAACAGAGTCTTACAGAACACACTACAGCAGCGTACCAGAGAGACTTACAGAACACACTACAGCAGCACACCAGAGAGACTTACAGACCACACTACAGCAGCACACAACAGAGTCTTACAGAACACACTTCAGCAGCGCACCAGAGACTTACAGAACACACTACAGCAGCACACCAGAGAGACTTACAGACCACACTACAGCAGCACACCAGAGAGACTTACAGACCACACTACAGCAGCACACAAGTGTCTTACAGAACACACTACAGCAGCACACCAGAGAGACTTGCAGAACACACTACAGCAGCACACACCAGAGTCTTACAGAACACACTACAGCAGCACACCAGAGAGACTTGCAGAACACACTACAGCAGCACACCAGAGAGACTTGCAGAACACACTACAGCAGCGCACAACAGAGTCTTACAGAACACACTACAGCAGCAAACCACAGTCTTACAGAACACACTACAGCAGCACACAACAGTCTTACAGAACACACTACAGCAGCACACAACAGTCTTACAGAACACACTACAGCAGCACACAACAGTCTTACAGAACACACTACAGCAGCACACAACAGTCTTACAGAACACACTACAGCAGCGTACCAGAGTCTTACAGAACACACTACAGCAGCACACAACAGAGTCTTACAGACCACACTACAGCAGCACACCAGAGAGACTTACAGACCACACTACAGCAGCGCACCAGAGTCTTACAGAACACACTTCAGCAGCGCACAACAGAGACTTACAGAACACACTATAGCAGCACACgaaagacttacagaaaacactATAGCAGCACAACTGAGTCTTACAGAACACACAGCACTGCTCACCAAAGTTCATCCCCCCAAACACAATAAAACAATCAAAAGTAAAAACAAACTTCAGGGAAAAAAGTGTCATGCTGACAAATCCAATTTGAGAAGTTGTGCAACGCATTATACAAGATGGCAGAAAGAGCAGGTTGGTACCTGCTTGCTGTGCATAGTGGACATTTCCTTACAGCGAGGTTCCATTGAAAATGTCTTTTGTTTGGCCTgaatgaaaacacaaacaaaatggATGATTGTCACAATTCCACAGACAACGTTTGGGGCAGTTCACCATGACCGAGTCAACAACCTTGGAAATCTGGTCCATCCTGTCACACTGAACACCTCAGCAGCTCATGTTACAAAACTGCCACACAGActacatgacaaaaaaaaattccaTCTAGTCTAAATTTTCCATTACCAAAAATAGCATAAACAATTACAGcagttgttcatttgtaaaaaattGTAAGTGAAACACTAGCaaaatatcaaaatgtgttttatatgCACCTGGTCCTCTCTCTCAAACCCCGGCGCTTTCCCATAACCCCCCTCTCCTgcccagagagagtgagacacatcCAGGCTGGTGGACTCCTCATACAGAACCGTTCCCAGAAGGCCTTGCTCTGAGGTGATACTGTCTGTCAGTATTGAGCAGGGCACTGCTGGGGGAGAGGAGTTAAGTTCTGGGAAAGGGCGGTCCTCACTCACACTTGCTTCTGGGggagaaacacaaaacactttATCCACACTTCACTTTAGCAACACATATTTTACCAAGCAGCATTTTAAGGGCTGGTTTCAAGCTATTTCAGCTACTGCCAAGAAATATTACActgacaacccccccccccaagtaaAATATGGTGTTCTGAGGATGACTGTACTAGATCGTACACTAGATGACCCAAAAACAATCGTGGTTAAGCAGCTCTTACTGTCCAGGTGGGCGAATGCACAGAAGGGCCCTCTGGGGCAGCTCCCGCTCTGCTGCATGTCATTACATTTGGTGGATTTATAGATCTGCAGAGAGccacaaaaagagagagagggattctcaaaaacaaacacaaaactgcACATGAATGCATAGATTTACAGGGGTGCCACAACAATTAATTCTGTGTGGTTTCAGATACTCCATATTTGCTGTTGAAACTAACTGCACTTTAAACAGCCCTTTTCTGTGCAGCGTGGGGTTGAACACCTGTGGGGGTGCAGGGGTGTGAGGAgagggcacgtgtgtgtgtgtggtacctctgggtggaactgctacgtgtgtgtgtgtgtgtggtacctctgggtggaactgctacgtgtgtgtgtgtgtgtgtggtacctctgggtggaactgctacgtgtgtgtgtgtgtgtgtgtgtgtgtgtgtgtgtgtggtacctctgggtggaactgctacgtgtgtgtgtgtgtgtgtgtgtgtgtgtgtgtgtgtggtacctctgggtggaactgctacgtgtgtgtgtgtgtgtgtgtgtgtgtgtgtgtgtggtacctctgggtggaactgctacgtgtgtgtgtggtacctctgggtggaactgctacgtgtgtgtgtgtgtgtgtggtacctctgggtggaactgctacgtgtgtgtgtgtggtacctctgggtggaactgctacgtgtgtgtgtgtgtgtgtgtgtgtgtgtgtgtgtgtggtacctctgggtggaactgctacgtgtgtgtgtgtgtgtgtggtacctctgggtggaactgctacgtgtgtgtgtgtggtacctctgggtggaactgctacgtgtgtgtgtgtgtgtgtgtggtacctctgggtggaactgctacgtgtgtgtgtgtgtgtggtacctctgggtggaactgctacgtgtgtgtgtggtacctctgggtggaactgctacgtgtgtgtgtgtgtgtgtgtgtgtggtacctctgggtggaactgctacgtgtgtgtgtgtgtgtgtgtgtgtggtacctctgggtggaactgctacgtgtgtgtgtgtgtgtggtacctctgggtggaactgctacgtgtgtgtgtgtgtgtgtggtacctctgggtggaactgctacgtgtgtgtgtgtgtgtgtgtgtggtacctctgggtggaactgctacgtgtgtgtgtgtgtgtgtgtgtgtgtgtgtgtgtggtacctctgggtggaactgctacgtgtgtgtgtgtgtgtgtgtgtgtggtacctctgggtggaactgctacgtgtgtgtgtgtgtgtgtgtgtgtggtacctctgggtggaactgctacgtgtgtgtgtgtgtgtgtgtgtgtggtacctctgggtggaactgctacgtgtgtgtgtgtgtgtggtacctctgggtggaactgctacgtgtgtgtgtgtgtgtgtggtacctctgggtggaactgctacgtgtgtgtgtgtgtgtgtgtgtgtgtgtgtgtgtgtggtacctctgggtggaactgctacgtgtgtgtgtgtgtgtgtggtacctctgggtggaactgctacgtgtgtgtgtgtgtgtgtgtggtacctctgggtggaactgctacgtgtgtgtgtgtgtggtacctctgggtggaactgctacgtgtgtgtgtgtgtgtgtgtggtacctctgggtggaactgctacgtgtgtgtgtgtgtggtacctctgggtggaactgctacgtgtgtgtgtgtgtgtgtgtgtgtgtgtgtgtgtggtacctctgggtggaactgctacgtgtgtgtgtgtgtgtgtgtgtgtgtgtggtacctctgggtggaactgctacgtgtgtgtgtgtgtgtgtgtgtggtacctctgggtggaactgctacgtgtgtgtgtgtgtgtgtggtacctctgggtggaactgctacgtgtgtgtgtgtgtgtgtggtacctctgggtggaactgctacgtgtgtgtgtgtgtgtgtgtgtggtacctctgggtggaactgctacgtgtgtgtgtgtgtgtgtgtgtggtacctctgggtggaactgctacgtgtgtgtgtgtgtgtgtgtgtggtacctctgggtggaactgctacgtgtgtgtgtgtgtgtgtgtgtgtgtgtgtgtgtggtacctctgggtggaactgctacgtgtgtgtgtgtgtgtgtgtggtacctctgggtggaactgctacgtgtgtgtgtgtgtgtggtacctctgggtggaactgctacgtgtgtgtgtgtgtgtgtggtacctctgggtggaactgctacgtgtgtgtgtgtgtgtgtgtgtgtgtgtgtgtgtgtgtgtgtggtacctctgggtggaactgctacgtgtgtgtgtgtgtgtgtgt
The genomic region above belongs to Brachyhypopomus gauderio isolate BG-103 chromosome 3, BGAUD_0.2, whole genome shotgun sequence and contains:
- the unk gene encoding RING finger protein unkempt homolog, coding for MSKASAQSSSSVAAANLGPSSSSSSSPSACGSASPANVLHAQPEKPQHYTYLKEFRTEQCPLFVQHKCSQHRPFTCFHWHFLNQRRRRPIRRRDGTFSYSPDVYCVKYDEGTGTCPDGDECPFLHRTAGDTERRYHLRYYKTGSCIHETDAKGHCSKNGPHCAFAHGSHDLRSPVFDIREVQVLEAQSGCGLAETGAGEGQSGLVASTALIEKTLTEEPRWQDNGYVLSHYKTELCKKPPRLCRQGYACPYYHNSKDRRRCPHKHKYRALPCPSVKHSDEWGDPSKCESGESCQYCHTRTEQQFHPEIYKSTKCNDMQQSGSCPRGPFCAFAHLDKASVSEDRPFPELNSSPPAVPCSILTDSITSEQGLLGTVLYEESTSLDVSHSLWAGEGGYGKAPGFEREDQAKQKTFSMEPRCKEMSTMHSKQELSVFLPVGSPLSLSSSVPSSLAATPPSPAPPGPSTGMNANALPFYPTSDTVESVVESALDDLDLSAFGVSALEKSLEDRSIPTMGQMLGGSQLQSSAPVNIPGSLSNPSPFRSPSPSPPIRAHASPFLAAQLPHPSQSESSFLGASHSSLGLNGMSSSIWEHFPPGQSSPGTPPALLPTGAMFAEASRLKQEVEEAHRVLKHWDHSWRQMSQSWAVLKADAEEARGLAGRLAMEAERARQGEEEAQQQTAVLEEALESLRSAENPRLQLHQLQLLHRLPLSSVCSLQTQICTCLRMVEQAVYRKQRLCCVSCEELGSVALPCQHGVCCERCAASAECPVCSDH